GGCCGCGGATGCTGGAGTCCTTGACGGCGTCGATGATGGCCTGCGGCTCCATGGCGAGGGCCTTCTCGAGCGCCTCGTAGCCACGGTGGCGGCGGTAGGTCTCGAGGGTCCAGGAGCGAGGGTCGTCCCAGAACTTCGTCAGGATCGGGGTGAGTGTGTCGGTCATCGCGACTCGTCCTTCCCATCGGTGGCCGCCGTGCCGGTGCTGCCCGTCGTGCCCGTGCCCCCCGTCGAACCGGGGGTCCTGCCCTTGCTCTCCTCGGCCGCCGTGGGGCCGGCGTCCTCGGCACCCGCGGGCGAGCCGTCGGGCGAGGCCGCCGGGACGTCCTGGGCGCCGCTCGCGCCACCGGCGGTGCCGGCGTCCGCGTCGCGCTCCTCCGGGGCGTGGCTGCCGTCGGGGCGCTGGTCGCCGGGGGCGACCCAGCCGCGGTCGTGCGCGATGCGCAGCCCGAGCAGGGAGGCCGGCCCGGCGCCGACGCCCTCGTCGGCGCGGCCGTCGCTGAAGCCGGCGAGCACCCGAGACATCTGCTTGAAGCTGCAGACGCTGTCGGCGCCCCGCGTCGGCGTGACGGTCCGTCCGGCCCGCAGGTCGTCGACGAGCGCCACGGTGCTCTCAGGAGTCTGGTTGTCGAAGAACTCCCAGTTCGTCATGACGACGGGCGCGTAGTCGCAGGCGGCGTTGCACTCGACGCGCTCGAGCGTGATGCGACCGTCGTCGGTCGTCTCGTCGTGCCCGATGCCGAGGTGCTCGGAGACCCGGTCGAAGATCGCGTCGCCGCCCATGATGGCGCAGAGGGTGTTCGTGCAGACCCCGACGGTGTACTCACCGTTGGGGTGGCGCTTGTACTGCGTGTAGAACGTCGCGACGCCGCTGACCTCGGCCTCGGTGAGGTCGAGCACGTCGGCGCAGAAGCTCACGCCACGGCCGCTGACGTAGCCGTCGACCGACTGCACGAGGTGCAGCAACGGCAGCAGCGCGGAACGCTTCTGCGGGTAGCGCGCGACGACCTGGGCGGCGTCCTCGTGCAGCCTCGCCAGCACGTCGTCGGCGTAGGGCGCCTTCGACTCGGGGCTGACGTGCAGGAACCCGGAGGCCGCTGCGGTGTCGTGTCCGCTCAACGGTCCACTCCTCCCATGACGGGGTCGATCGAGGCGACGGCGACGATGACGTCGGCGATCTGGCCGCCCTCGCACATCGCGGCCACGGCCTGCAGGTTGTTGAAGCTCGGGTCGCGGAAGTGCGCGCGGTAGGGGCGCGTGCCGCCGTCGGAGACGAGGTGGCAGCCGAGCTCGCCCTTGGCCGACTCGACGGCCTGGTAGGCCTGGCCGGGCGGGACCCGGAAGCCCTCGGTCACGAGCTTGAAGTGGTGGATGAGCGACTCCATCGAGGTGCCCATGATCTCGCGGATGTGGTCGAGGCTGTTGCCGAGGCCGTCGCCGCCGAGGGCCAGCTGCGCCGGCCACGCGATCTTCTTGTCGGCGACCATGACCGGGCCCTCGCCCGCCTGCAGCCGCTCGGTGCACTGCTCGACGATCTTGAGCGACTCGTACATCTCGTCGATGCGGATGCGCAGGCGGCCGTAGGCGTCCTGGCTCGTGCGGGTGATGACGTCGAAGTCGTAGGTCTCGTAGCCGCAGTACGGGTCGACCTTGCGCAGGTCGTGCGGCAGCCCGGTCGAGCGCAGCACCGGGCCGGTGATGCCGAGGGCCATGCAGCCGGCGAGGTCGAGCACGCCGACGTCGACGGTGCGGCCCTTGAGGATGGGGTTCTCGTTGAGCAGCGCCTCGAGCTCACCGAGGCCGCGACGCAGCTCGGGCACCATCTCGCGCAGGGCGTCGATCGAGCCGGGCGGGAGGTCCTGGGCGACGCCACCGGGGCGGATGTACGCGTTGTTCATGCGCAGGCCGGTGATCATCTCGATGACGCGCAGCAACCGCTCGCGCTCGCGGAAGCCGACGGTCATGACCGTCGTCGCACCCATCTCCATGCCACCGGTGCCGAGGCAGATGAGGTGGCTGCTGATGCGGGTCATCTCCATCATGAGCACCCGGATGACGCTCGCGCGCTCGGGGATCTCGTCGGTGATGCCGAGCAGCTTCTCCATGGCGAGGCAGTAGGCCGTCTCCTGGAACATGGGCGTGAGGTAGTCCATGCGCGTGCAGAACGTGACGCCCTGCACCCAGGTGCGGTATTCCATGTTCTTCTCGATGCCGGTGTGCAGGTAGCCGATGCCCGCGCGGGCCTCGGTCACCGTCTCGCCGTCGAGCTCGAGGATGAGGCGGAGCACGCCGTGCGTCGACGGGTGCTGCGGACCCATGTTGACGACGATGCGCTCCTCGTGGAGGGCGCTCGCCTCGTCGACGAGGTCGTCCCAGTCGCCGCCGGTCGCGTTGAAGACGTGCGAGGTGTCGCTCACCGCGTCGTCGGCCAGCGAGCTGGCGTAGGGGTCGTGCTCGGCGCCCGTGGGCGTTCCGGTGCTGGTCTGGGTGCTCATCAGTTGTACGACCTCCGCTGGTCGGGCGGTGGGACCGTCGCGCCCTTGTACTCGACGTCGATGCCACCGAGGGGGTAGTCCTTGCGCTGCGGGTGACCCGGCCAGTCGTCGGGCATGAGGATGCGGGTCAGGGCCGGGTGTCCGTCGAACTCGATGCCGAACATGTCCCAGGTCTCGCGCTCGTGCCAGTCGTTGGCCGGGTAGGTCGACACGATCGACGGGATGTGACGGTCGTCGTCGGGGCAGCTGACCTCGACCCGGACCCGCTTGCCGCCGTTGGTGATCGACAGGAAGTGGTAGACGGCGTGCAGCTCCTCGCCGGTGCGCTCGGGGTAGTTGACCCCCGACACGCCGGTGCAGATCTCGAAGCGCAGCGCCGGGTCGTCGCGCAGGGCGCGGGCGACGGCCGGCAGGTGCTGACGGCGCACGTTGAGCGTCATCTCGCCACGGTCGACGACGACGCTCTCGACCGCCTCGGCGAACGAGGCGGTGCCGCCGACGAGCGCCCGCTCGAGGTCGTCGGCGAGGGCGTCGAAGTAGCTGCCGTAGGGGCGGCTGGCCGCGCCCGCGACGAGGACGGGGCGACGGATGCCGGCGTAGCCGGACGTGTCGCCGCCCTGGGTGGCGCCGAACATGCCCTGGCGCATCCCGACGACGCGCGGCTCGCTGCCGCTGCCCTCGCGGCGCAGGTCGACCTCGCCCGGCGTCAGGCCGGTCGTCTGGTCACCCGCGCTGCCGGCCTCGGGGCCGGACTTCTTCTCGGCGTCGCTCATGCGAGCAGACCCTTCATCTGGTGCGTCGGGGTCGCGCTCAACGCTGCCGCCTCGGCGGCCTCGGCCGCCTTCTTGCGGTTGACGCCGAGCGGCGTCGACTCGATCTGGTGGTGCAGCTCGATGATGGCGTTGAGCAGCATCTGCGGGCGGGGCGGGCAGCCCGGCAGGTAGATGTCGACCGGGATGATGTGGTCGACGCCCTGCACGATGGCGTAGTTGTTGAACATGCCACCCGAGCTGGCGCAGACACCCATCGAGATGACCCACTTGGGGTTGGGCATCTGGTCGTAGACCTGGCGCACGACGGGGGCCATCTTCTGGCTGACCCGGCCGGCGACGATCATGAGGTCGGCCTGGCGCGGGGTCGCGGCGAAGCGCTCCATGCCGAAGCGGGCGATGTCGTAGTCGGGGGTGCCGACGGCCATCATCTCGATGGCGCAGCAGGCCAGCCCGAAGGTCGCGGGCCAGATCGAGGCCTTGCGCATGTAGCCGGCCAGGCCCTCGACGGTCGAGAGCATGAAGCCTGCCGGCAGCTTCTCTTCGAGACCCATTTCTTCTCCTCGTTGGTGCGTGCTGCCCCGTCGGCGCCGGCGTGGTGGGCCGGTGCGGTCGGCGGGAAGTCGGTGGGGTGGACCGGAGCCGGTGGGCTCAGTCCCAGTCGAGACCGCCGCGCCGCCACACGTAGGCGTAGGCGACGAAGACGGTGAGGATGAACAGGACCATCTCGACGAGCGCGAACAGGCCCAGCTTGTTGAAGGCGACGGCGAACGGATAGAGGAAGATCGACTCGATGTCGAAGATGATGAAGAGCATCGCCGTCAGGTAGTACTTGATCGGCACGCGGCCGCCGCCGGCCGCCTGGGGCGTGGGCTGGATGCCGCACTCGTAGGCCTCGAGCTTGGCGCGGTTGTAGCGCTTCGGGCCGACGACGAGCGAGGTGCCCACCGAGCCCGCGGCGAAGACGAGCCCGAGGGCCGCCATGAACAAGATCGGGACGTAGGGCTCGTTCATCCTTCGTCACTTCCCTTCCGCTCCGGGCGCCTCCGCGGCGCTTTCATCCTATGGGCCACCACCGACGGCGTGCTGGGCGTCATGCGCTCGGCGCGATCCGTGTGACGGCGTTCATGAGCCGGTCGCCGGCGCCGCGACCCGCGGGGTCGGGCAGGTTGGCCATGATCTTGAGCAGGAACCGCATGAGCGTCGTGCGCGGCAGCCCGTAGCGGGTGGCGAGGCGCATGACGTCCGGGTTGCCGATGGCGTGGGCGAACCAGCGCCCGAGGGTGAAGTAGCCGCCGAGCTCGTGCTTCATGACGGCGGGGTAGCGCGCGAGCACCCGCTCGCGCCCGGCGTCGGTGGGGCGTGCCATCGCCTGGGCGACGAGCTCGGCCCCGAGGCGGGCGGCCTCGAGGGCGTAGTCGATGCCCTCGCCGTTGAACGGGTTGACCATGCCGCCGGCGTCGCCGACGAGCAGCAGACCGTCGGCGTAGAGTGGGGTGCGGTTGAAGCCCATCGGCAGCGCCGCGCCGCGGATCGGCCCGGCCGACTCGTCGTGCTCGAGCTGCCAGTCGGCGTCGATGTCGGCCACCCAGCGCCGCATGACGTCCTTGAAGTCCGTCTTCTGGAAGGCCGAGGTCGTGTCGAGCGTGCCGAGGCCGACGTTGGTGCGGCCGTCCTCGAGCGGGAAGAGCCAGCCGTACCCGGGCATGAGGATGCGGTTGCCGCGGTCGTCGCGGGTCCACAGCTCGAGGTGGCTCTCGAGGTAGTCGTCGCGGCGCGGCGTGCGGTAGTAGGCCCGCACCGCCACCCCCATGACGCGGTCGTCACGACGCGGGCGGCCGACGCTCGTGGCCAGGCGCGAGGAGACCCCGTCGCTCGCGATGACGACCGGCGCGCGGTAGGTGACGGTCTCGCCCGTGGCCCGCCCCGCGTCGTCGAGACGCTTGGCCGTGACGCCGGTGACCCGGCCCGAGCCGTCGCGCACCGGCGCGGTGACGCTCGTGCGTTCGTGCAGCAGGGCGCCCCGCGACTCGGCGTGGCGCGCGAGGGCCTCGTCGAGCTGGGCGCGGGTGCGCACCATGCCGTAGCCCGGGAAGGCCGGGCTCTCGGGCCAGTCGAGCTGCAGCGTGTGGCCGCCGCCCTTGATGCGCAGCCCCTTGGTGCGCTGCCACCCCGTCGTGTCGACGCCGAGGGAGATGAGCTCCTTGGTCGCGCGCGGGGTCAGGCCGTCGCCGCAGATCTTGTCGCGGGGGAACGCCGCCTTCTCGACCATGACCACGTCGAGCCCGTGGTCGGCGAGGTAGGCCGCCGTGGCCGCCCCACCCGGACCGGCCCCGACGACCACGACGTCGGCGCGGTGCGCATCCGTCCCGATGGTCTCGGCGCTCGACATGGTCGTGCTCCCTGCTGCTCTGCGATGGGACCCGTCGCGCGTGGCGGGACGGGAGGTGCCGGGTCCGTGCGCGCCTGCTTGTGAACCGCTTCACGAACTCTGTGACGAGTGTATTCCCGGGTTTTCCGGCTTGTCAGATAAGGCGGACCTAACCCGAGGGTGCCGAGCGGCCCGCACGGACCGCCGGGACCGTGCGGACCGGCATCCGGTGGCTCAGCGGCGCGTGGCCGTGTGCAGCGCGACGATGCCGCCCGTGAGGTTGGTCCAGCCCACCTGCGACCACCCGGCGCGCTGCAGGATGCCGGCCAGCTCGCCCTGCGGCGGCCACGCGCGGATCGACTCGGCGAGGTACACGTACGACTCGGGGTTGCTCGAGGTGCGTCGCGCCACGGGGGGCAGCGCGCGCATGAGGTAGTTCGTGTAGACGGTACGGAAGAGCTTGTTCACCGGCTGGCTGAACTCGCAGACGACGAGCCGGCCCCCGGGGCGGGTGACACGCACGAACTCGCGCAGCGCGGACTCGGGGTCGCTGACGTTGCGCAGCCCGAAGCTCATCGTCACGACGTCGAAGCTCTCGTCGGCGAAGGGCAGGGCCATCGCGTCGGCGGCGGCGAAGGCCATGTCGGGGCGGCGGCGACGCCCGACGCGCAGCATGCCCAGCGAGAAGTCGGCGGCCACGACGTCGATCTCGGCGTCGGCCCAGGGCTCGCTCGAGGTCCCGGTGCCGGCCGCGATGTCGAGCACCCGCTCCCCCGGGCGCGCCGCGACCGCCGTGACGACGGCGCGGCGCCAGAGCCGGTCCTGCCCGAGCGAGAGCACGTCGTTGGTGACGTCGTAGCGGTCGGCGACGGTGTCGAACATCGACGCGACGTCGACCGGCTTCTTGTCCAGCTGCGCTCGGGTCATGACGGCATCCTCGCACTGCGGCCGCATCCCGCAGCGCGAGGACGTCGGTGGGGTCGGGTGCCGTCAGGGGGTGGGGCGCTGCGGGATGCGCCGCTGCACGAGCGGCGGCGCGCTGTAGGCGAGGTCGGCCTGCAGGGCCCGGTAGGCGGGCTTGGGCTGGTACCCGGTGTCGTAGATCGCGGCGAGCGCCTCCCGGCCGGGGCCGCTGCCGAAGTCCCACGTGTTGGTCCAGCTGTGGTTGTCGTCGAAGCCCCACACCGTGTACGAGATGCAGTGCCGGCTGGTGAGGCAGCCGGTGAGCAGCGCGCTGTAGTCGAACGCCTGGGCCTGCAGCAGCGGGTTGAGGGCGTCGGACGTGGCCTCGGCGGGCAGCAGGTTGCGCACGTCGACCTCGGTGAGGGCGGTGGCGACCCCGAGGCCGGCGAACCGCTCGAGGGTGTCGGCGATCTGGAACGCGGAGTAGTTGCCGTACCGCGTCGACAGGTGCGCCTGGCTGCCGACGCCGTCGATCGGCACGCCGTTCTCGCGCAGCCGCTTGACCATGCGGTAGACGAAGGCCGTCTTGTCGAGCGGCCCGCCGTCACCGAAGGCGTCGATGTTGTAGTCGTTGTAGAACAGCAGCGCCTTCGGGTCGGCCTCCCGCGCCCACCGGAAGGCGTCGGCCACGTAGCCGGGCCCGAGCTGCTCGGCCCAGAAGCCCTTGTAGCCGATGCGGCCGTCGACGGCGTCGTAGGAGTCGGTCACCGCCTCGTTGACGACGTCCCACTGCCAGACGCGTCCCTTGAAGTGGCGCACGGTGTCCTGGACGTGCTTCTTGAGGATGCCGCGCAGCTCGGCCCGGTCGATGGCGCCGGAGGCGACGCCCTCGGTGAGCCACGCCGGCAGCTGGTTGTTCCAGACGAGGACGTGGCCGCGCACCTTCTGGTCGTTGCGCTCGGCGAAGGCCATGAAGCGCTCGGCGGCCGACCAGTCGTAGGTGCCGCGCACGGGCTCGGTCACCTCCCACTTCATCGCGTTCTCGGCCGTGACGCTGGTGAACTCCGTCGACGCGATCGACCGGTAGCGCGGGTCGGTCAGGGCCGCAGGGTCGACCGCCGTGCCGATGGCGAGGTCATGGCGGGCGGCGAGGTCGCCGAGCGTGCGGCCCTGCGGCGTGCGGTCCTCGTGCACCGGTGCGGCCGACGCGGGCCCGGCCGGGCCCGCGGTGACGGTCACGGTGGCGGTCACGGCGGTGAGGGCGAGGCCCGCGAGCGTCGCGGCCAGGGCGCGGCCACGGCGACGGGGGTGGGTCGTGGTCCTGGTGCTGGTGGTGGTGCGGGTCGTGCGGCTGGCTCCGGGTGTGGAGGTACGGCTCACGGGTGCTCCCTTGCACGGTGGCTGTCGTCGTCGACATCGTTGTCGATAACGTTTTCTAGAGTGACGGCGACGGTACGTGGTGACGCGCACCACGGCAAGAGGTCCGGGGCGGCCGGCCGGCCCGCGGCCTAAGGTGGAACCGATGTCCATGCAGCCCGCCTCCCGCGCGACACCGGTGAGCGTCGTCGTGCGCACGGCGGCCCTCGACGACGCCGGCTCGCTGCTCGAGCACCTGCCCGCCGACGTCCCCCACGACGAGCTCGTGTCGTGGGTGCGCCGCGGCGACGGCCTCGTCGGCTGGGGCGAGGCCCTCGTGCTCGAGACGTCCGGCCCGTCCCGCTTCGCGGAGGCCGAGGCCTGGTGGGACCGGGTGCGTGTGGGCGCCGCTGTGCGCAACGAGGTGGGCGTCCCCGGCAGCGGCCTCGTCTGCTTCGGCTCCTTCCCCTTCTCCGACGACTCGAACGAGCCCGCGCGGCTCGTCGTGCCCTCGACCGTCGTCGGTCGCCGCGAGGGTCGCTCGTGGGTGACGCGCACGACCCTCGAGCCGCAGCTCTCCCCCCTCGGCCTGCCCGAGCCGTCGCCGCCGCCCGACGCCCCGACCGACCTCGCCTTCGCCGACGGCGACGTCTCCCCGTCCGACTACGCGCACGCCGTCGCCGAGGCGGTCGCGCGCATCGCCGCGGGTGAGATCGACAAGGTCGTCCTGGCACGCGACCTCGTGGCCACGTCGTCGACGCCGATCGACCCCCGGTGGCTGCTGCGCCGGCTGGCGGAGAGCTACGAGAACACGTGGGTCTTCGCCGTGGCCGGGCTCGTCGGCGCGACCCCCGAGCTGCTCGTGCGTCGCGACAAGGGGCTCATCACGTCGCGGGTGCTCGCCGGCACGATCCGCCGCACCGGCGACGACGAGGCCGACCTCGCGCTGGCGGGCTCGCTCGCCCGGTCGTCGAAGGACCTCGAGGAGCACGAGTACGCGGTGCGGTCGGTGGCCGACGCGCTGGCCCCGCACAGCTCGTCGATGAACGTGCCGGAGTCGCCCTTCGTGCTCCACCTGCCTAACGTCATGCACCTCGCCACCGACGTCGCCGCGGTGAGCGCCGACGACGCCTCCTCCCTCGCCCTCGCCGCCTCGCTGCACCCGTCCGCCGCGGTCGGTGGCACGCCGACCGCGGCGGCGGTGCGGCTCATCGGCGAGCTCGAGCACATGGACCGCGGTCGCTACGCCGGCCCCGTCGGCTGGATGGACGGCAACGGCGACGGCGCCTGGGGCATCGCCCTGCGCAGCGGCGCCATCGACCGTGACGACCCCCGGCAGATCCGGCTCTACGCCGGCTGCGGCATCGTCGCCGGGTCCGACCCCGAGTCGGAGGTCGCCGAGTCGACCGCCAAGCTCATCCCGATGCGCGACGCCCTCGCGCCCGACCACCACGCGTGAGGTGGCCGTGAACGACGAGGCGGATGCCGGTGGGCCGCGTCCGGCGTTCGCGCTCGCCCTCGCGCTGGTGCAGCGGCTCTGGGCGGGCGGGGTCCGCGACGTCGTGCTCGCCCCGGGCTCGCGGTCGGCGCCGCTCGCGCTCGTGCTCGACGCCGCCGACCGCGCCGGTGACCTGCGCCTGCACGTGCGGGTCGACGAGCGGTCGGCCGGCTTCCTCGCCCTCGGTCTCAGCGTCGGCTCGCACGCACCGGTCGCCGTCGTCACGACGTCGGGCACCGCGGTCGGCAACCTCCTGCCCGCCGTCATGGAGGCCTCGCACAGCGGCCGGCGGGTCGTCGTCGTCAGCGCCGACCGGCCCGCGCGGCTGCGGGGAACCGGAGCGAACCAGACGACCCTGCAGGCCGGCCTATACGGCGTCTTCGCCCCGTGCCACGACCTCGAGCCGGGCACGGACGACGACGAGCTCGACGCCGCCGTCGACGCCGCCCTCGCCCGACGCGGGCCGTCGCAGCTCAACGTGCAGCTCGACGGGCCGCTCGTGCCGCAGGACGACGACCCCGCGACGTGGTGGGCGCGCCCGACCCGGCTGCCCGGCATCCGCTCGGCCGAGGCCGGCGTTGACGAGGACGGTGGGGGCTCATCGCAAGAGACCGTCACCCTCCCCCGCGGCCCGCGGACGGTCGTCGTGGCCGGCGACGACGCCGGCCCGGCGGCGCGGCTGCTCGCCGAGGCTGCGGGCTGGCCGTTGCTGGCCGAGCCGACGTCGGGGGCGCGCATCGGCGAGCACGCCGTGCGCACCTACCGGCTGCTGCTCGGCACCGCGCTGCGCGAGCGCGTCGAGCGGGTGGTGGTCGTCGGGCACCCGACGCTCTCCCGGCCGGTGACCTCGCTCATCAGCGACGGAAGCCTCGAGGTGCTCGCCGTGCGCGGGCCCGCCGGCACGGCCACCGACCCGGGGCGGGTGGCGAGGGTGCTCGACGCGGTGCCCACGGTCGCGCCGTCCTCGGGCGAGCACGACGCGTCAGACCGGGCGTGGCTGGAGGCGTGGCGCACCGCCGACCGCGCGCTGTCGCAGGCGGTCGACGACCACGTCGCGGGCGAGCCGGCCGGTGAGCTCTCACCGCTGTCGGTGGCGGCGGCGGTGGGCCGGGCGGTGACGGCGGGCGCGACCTTCGTCGTCGGCTCGTCGAACCCGGTGCGCGACCTCGACGTGATGGCTCAGCCGTGGCCGCCGCACGAACGACGGCTCGTCGTCGGCAACCGCGGGCTTGCCGGCATCGACGGCCTCGTCTCCACGGCGGTCGGGGTGGCACTCGGCCGCGAGCACGCCTCCAGGACGGTCGCGTTCGTCGGCGACCTCACCTTCCTGCACGACACCAACGGCCTGCTCGTCGGGCAGGGCCAGCGGCGCCCGCTGCTGACGATCGTCGTGCTCAGCGACGACGGCGGCGCGATCTTCAGCACCCTCGAGCAGGGCGACCAGCGGTTCGCGGACTCCTTCGAGCGGGTGTTCGCCACGCCCCACGGCACCGATCTCGGGGCGCTGTGCGCGGCCCACCACGTGTCGCACGAGCGGGTGCACGACCTCCCCCGGCTGGAGTCTGCGCTCGCCGAGCAGCCGAGCGGCATCCGGGTGCTCGAGGTGGTCGTGTCGCGGGCCGGGCGTCGCAGCGAGGCCCGCCGGCTGGTCGACCTCGCCCGCCGGCTCGACCTCGCCTGAGACGTCAGGGCGGTGGCCACTGCGACGGGGTGCCGCCCTCGGTGCGCAGGGCCTCGGTGACGAGGGCGGCGTTGTCGTGGGCCTCGCGACCGGTGGGCAGCAGAAGGGTGTCCTCGAGCCCGATGCGGACGTCGTGACCCGCGGCCTGCGCCCAGCGCAGCACGGGCCAGGCCCAGTGCCTCTCACCGTGGACGACGAGTGGGGCGGTGCGCATGCCGAGGGCGGCGAGGACGCGGTCGGCCGCCCACCGCCCGTCGGAGCCGGGACTGACGCCGGGCATGAGCTCGACGAGCACGCGCTCGACCTCGAACGGCCAGTTGGTGGCGACGAAACGGGAGGCGGCGTACGGGGTCCAGATGCCCGCCTCGACGCCGATCCCACTGTCGCGCAACGCTTCCGCGACCTCGGCCGCGCCCTCCTCGTGCCAGTTGACGCTGGCGCAATCGGGCCCGCCCTTGTCGGCCGTCGGCCACTCCGCGATGTGCGCCGCCTTGGCCCGGGCGTTCTCGACGATGCCGTCGCGCGTGGAGACGCTGATGCGCACGTCGGGCAGCCGTCGGCGGATGGCGAGGCACGCTGAGACGATGTGCCGGGTGTCGAGTGTCTCGGCGCCCCAGTCGTCGCGCGGGTGGACGTGCACCATGAAGGCGCCGGCCTCGACCGCCCCGGCCGCCGCGGCGGCGAGCTCGGCCGGGTTGACGGGCACGCGCGGGTGCTCGCCCTTGGTGCGGGAGCCGTTGAGGCAGGCCTTGATCATGGCCGGGACGCGAGCCGCGACAGGGCGAGCGGGAGGCAGCGGGCGAGGCGCTCGCGCCACCACTGGTCTCGGTCGGCGGGGGCAGCGGCCCGGCTGAGCAGGTCGGGGTCGGGCGTGACGCGTCCGGGGTGCAGCAGACCGCGGACGGGCACGACCGGCGGGTCGACGACGTCGTGCTCGAGCAGGCCGACGGTGCCGAGGCCGCAGGCGAACGTCAGGTCGGGCAGGGCGGCGGCGAGGGCGACCCCGGCGGAGATGCCCACACCGGTGTCGAGGGCGGAGGAGACGACGGCCGGCAGCCCGCACGCGTCGATGATCTCGAGTGCGGGACCGACGCCACCCAGCGGCGCCACCTTGACGACGACGACGTCGGCCGCCTCGAGCCGGGCCACCCGGAGGGGGTCGTCGGCCTTGCGGATCGACTCGTCGGCGGCGACGCGCACGTCGATGCCGTTGCGGGCCAGCGTCTTTCGCAGCTGGGCCAGCTCGTCGACGGTGCGGCACGGCTGCTCGGCGTACTCGAGGCCATACCGGGACAGCCGGGCGAGGGCGTCGACGGCGGTGTCGAGGTCCCAGTGACCGTTGGCGTCGACGCGGATGCCGGCCGACGAGCCCATCGCCTCGCGCACGGCGGCCACGCGGTCGACGTCGTCGTCGACGGACTGACCGGGCTCGGCCACCTTGACCTTGGCCGTGGTGCAGCCGTCGAACCGCGCGAGGACGGCCGGTACGGCATCCGGCGTGACGGCGGGGACGGTCGCGTTGACGGCCACCGCGTCACGTCGGGGCTCCGGCCACGACGACCACCCGGACTCCAGCGCCGCGGCCAGCCACCGGCTCGACTCCTCGTCGTCGTACTCGACGAACGGGGAGAACTCGCCCCACCCGTGAGGACCCTCGAGCAGCAGCGCCTCGCGGGTGGTGATGCCGCGGAAACGGGTGCGCATCGGGAGGCTGACGACGTGGGCGCCGGCCACGAGAGCCGAGGCGTCGGGGAGGCGGTCCGTGTCGACGGCGCCCATGCCGGCGAGCCGCTCAGCCCAGCCGGACGTCGCCGGGCGCGGCCAGCGCGCAGGCGATGCGCTCGGTGAAGACGGGGCGCATGTCGGGCAGGTCGTCGAGGTCGAACCACCCGGCGTCGGTGGCCTCGTCGTCGCCCGGGGTCGGGTCTCCCGACACCCACCGGCAGCGGAAGGTGTGGTCGAGGTACTGGGCGATATCGCCGTTCTGGTGAGTGACGACCGGTGTCGCCCGGACCCACACGAGCCGCTCGACCTCCGCGACGACGCTGGCCTCCTCGAGCACCTCGCGCACGGCGGCGACGTGGGGGTTCTCACCGGGGTCGACGATGCCGGTGACGGGCGTCCAGGCGCCGTCGTCGCTGCGGCGGATGAGCAGCACCTGCGTGCCCCGCTCGCCCTCGCGGAGCACGACCGCGGTGATGCCAGGCAGCCACAGGAGGTCGTGCCCGATGCGCTC
This is a stretch of genomic DNA from Terracoccus luteus. It encodes these proteins:
- a CDS encoding NADH-quinone oxidoreductase subunit A → MNEPYVPILFMAALGLVFAAGSVGTSLVVGPKRYNRAKLEAYECGIQPTPQAAGGGRVPIKYYLTAMLFIIFDIESIFLYPFAVAFNKLGLFALVEMVLFILTVFVAYAYVWRRGGLDWD
- the nuoE gene encoding NADH-quinone oxidoreductase subunit NuoE — translated: MSGHDTAAASGFLHVSPESKAPYADDVLARLHEDAAQVVARYPQKRSALLPLLHLVQSVDGYVSGRGVSFCADVLDLTEAEVSGVATFYTQYKRHPNGEYTVGVCTNTLCAIMGGDAIFDRVSEHLGIGHDETTDDGRITLERVECNAACDYAPVVMTNWEFFDNQTPESTVALVDDLRAGRTVTPTRGADSVCSFKQMSRVLAGFSDGRADEGVGAGPASLLGLRIAHDRGWVAPGDQRPDGSHAPEERDADAGTAGGASGAQDVPAASPDGSPAGAEDAGPTAAEESKGRTPGSTGGTGTTGSTGTAATDGKDESR
- a CDS encoding geranylgeranyl reductase family protein, giving the protein MSSAETIGTDAHRADVVVVGAGPGGAATAAYLADHGLDVVMVEKAAFPRDKICGDGLTPRATKELISLGVDTTGWQRTKGLRIKGGGHTLQLDWPESPAFPGYGMVRTRAQLDEALARHAESRGALLHERTSVTAPVRDGSGRVTGVTAKRLDDAGRATGETVTYRAPVVIASDGVSSRLATSVGRPRRDDRVMGVAVRAYYRTPRRDDYLESHLELWTRDDRGNRILMPGYGWLFPLEDGRTNVGLGTLDTTSAFQKTDFKDVMRRWVADIDADWQLEHDESAGPIRGAALPMGFNRTPLYADGLLLVGDAGGMVNPFNGEGIDYALEAARLGAELVAQAMARPTDAGRERVLARYPAVMKHELGGYFTLGRWFAHAIGNPDVMRLATRYGLPRTTLMRFLLKIMANLPDPAGRGAGDRLMNAVTRIAPSA
- a CDS encoding demethylmenaquinone methyltransferase, which gives rise to MTRAQLDKKPVDVASMFDTVADRYDVTNDVLSLGQDRLWRRAVVTAVAARPGERVLDIAAGTGTSSEPWADAEIDVVAADFSLGMLRVGRRRRPDMAFAAADAMALPFADESFDVVTMSFGLRNVSDPESALREFVRVTRPGGRLVVCEFSQPVNKLFRTVYTNYLMRALPPVARRTSSNPESYVYLAESIRAWPPQGELAGILQRAGWSQVGWTNLTGGIVALHTATRR
- a CDS encoding NADH-quinone oxidoreductase subunit D — its product is MSTQTSTGTPTGAEHDPYASSLADDAVSDTSHVFNATGGDWDDLVDEASALHEERIVVNMGPQHPSTHGVLRLILELDGETVTEARAGIGYLHTGIEKNMEYRTWVQGVTFCTRMDYLTPMFQETAYCLAMEKLLGITDEIPERASVIRVLMMEMTRISSHLICLGTGGMEMGATTVMTVGFRERERLLRVIEMITGLRMNNAYIRPGGVAQDLPPGSIDALREMVPELRRGLGELEALLNENPILKGRTVDVGVLDLAGCMALGITGPVLRSTGLPHDLRKVDPYCGYETYDFDVITRTSQDAYGRLRIRIDEMYESLKIVEQCTERLQAGEGPVMVADKKIAWPAQLALGGDGLGNSLDHIREIMGTSMESLIHHFKLVTEGFRVPPGQAYQAVESAKGELGCHLVSDGGTRPYRAHFRDPSFNNLQAVAAMCEGGQIADVIVAVASIDPVMGGVDR
- a CDS encoding NADH-quinone oxidoreductase subunit C, with product MSDAEKKSGPEAGSAGDQTTGLTPGEVDLRREGSGSEPRVVGMRQGMFGATQGGDTSGYAGIRRPVLVAGAASRPYGSYFDALADDLERALVGGTASFAEAVESVVVDRGEMTLNVRRQHLPAVARALRDDPALRFEICTGVSGVNYPERTGEELHAVYHFLSITNGGKRVRVEVSCPDDDRHIPSIVSTYPANDWHERETWDMFGIEFDGHPALTRILMPDDWPGHPQRKDYPLGGIDVEYKGATVPPPDQRRSYN
- a CDS encoding NuoB/complex I 20 kDa subunit family protein codes for the protein MGLEEKLPAGFMLSTVEGLAGYMRKASIWPATFGLACCAIEMMAVGTPDYDIARFGMERFAATPRQADLMIVAGRVSQKMAPVVRQVYDQMPNPKWVISMGVCASSGGMFNNYAIVQGVDHIIPVDIYLPGCPPRPQMLLNAIIELHHQIESTPLGVNRKKAAEAAEAAALSATPTHQMKGLLA